The proteins below are encoded in one region of Leptospira sp. WS4.C2:
- the pyk gene encoding pyruvate kinase encodes MPAIEQLRARKTKIVCTIGPATASKEMIRSLALAGMNIARINMSHGDHEFHRKVIRIIKSLNKDELHKHPISILLDTQGPEIRTGDVQNDLHLKVGETFTFHIIPGMEAEAQSVFVNYRDIVKDLKVGDKVTVDNGLINLAVQEIRENELVCTVLDGGKLGSRKHINLPGIRVNLPSITPKDLKDILFGLEEDIDFVALSFVRSQEDVIQLRGIIDEKNHHAQIIAKIEDQEGLKNLDAIIRESDGIMVARGDLGVEIEIEELPIVQRRIIKRCQEEGKRVIVATHLLESMIQNPSPTRAEVTDVANAVYEEADAIMLSGETAMGKFPVRCVELLDKIARRMEMSINLGLAAQRKPKDQKEEMARSAANLADSMQAHAIIAITRRGITANNLASFHPKYPIVHAFTNMTSVRRKLWLTRGVIPYRVDFSSDPEKTIKLAIQTLVNNGYLQMGEKVVILSDIIAGEDRVETIQVREVK; translated from the coding sequence ATGCCTGCTATTGAACAACTAAGAGCTCGAAAAACAAAAATCGTTTGTACCATCGGTCCTGCGACTGCCTCCAAAGAAATGATCCGAAGTCTGGCTTTGGCTGGAATGAACATCGCAAGGATCAATATGAGCCATGGAGATCATGAGTTTCATAGAAAGGTCATTCGGATCATTAAATCTTTAAACAAAGATGAATTACACAAACATCCTATTTCTATCCTTCTCGACACACAGGGACCGGAAATTCGAACCGGAGATGTTCAAAACGATCTCCACTTAAAAGTGGGAGAGACCTTTACTTTTCATATTATCCCAGGAATGGAAGCAGAAGCCCAAAGTGTTTTTGTTAACTACAGAGATATTGTTAAAGACCTAAAAGTCGGCGACAAAGTGACTGTCGATAACGGCCTCATCAACTTGGCAGTCCAAGAGATTCGTGAAAACGAACTCGTTTGTACTGTGTTAGATGGTGGTAAACTCGGTTCTAGAAAACACATCAACCTACCTGGAATTCGGGTGAACTTACCCTCCATCACTCCGAAAGACCTAAAAGATATTCTTTTTGGTTTGGAAGAGGATATTGATTTTGTGGCATTGTCTTTTGTTCGGTCGCAAGAAGATGTGATCCAACTTCGTGGTATCATCGATGAAAAAAATCACCATGCACAAATCATTGCAAAGATCGAAGACCAAGAAGGTTTAAAAAACTTAGATGCCATCATTCGAGAGTCCGACGGCATCATGGTTGCACGTGGGGATTTGGGTGTGGAGATTGAAATCGAAGAACTTCCCATTGTCCAAAGACGGATCATCAAACGTTGCCAAGAAGAGGGAAAACGGGTCATTGTCGCAACGCACTTATTAGAATCTATGATTCAGAATCCTTCTCCTACAAGAGCTGAGGTAACGGATGTTGCCAATGCTGTCTATGAAGAGGCTGATGCCATTATGTTGTCTGGGGAAACAGCGATGGGAAAATTTCCTGTTCGTTGTGTAGAACTATTGGATAAAATTGCACGTCGTATGGAGATGTCGATCAACCTCGGTCTTGCTGCACAGAGAAAACCAAAAGACCAGAAGGAAGAAATGGCCCGTTCTGCTGCGAATTTAGCCGATTCGATGCAGGCACATGCGATCATTGCCATCACTCGTCGTGGGATCACTGCCAATAATTTAGCATCCTTTCATCCTAAGTATCCTATCGTCCATGCGTTTACCAATATGACGTCCGTTAGACGAAAGCTTTGGCTCACGAGGGGAGTGATCCCTTACCGAGTTGATTTTTCTTCTGATCCAGAAAAAACAATCAAACTTGCCATCCAAACTCTTGTGAATAATGGATACCTCCAGATGGGAGAAAAAGTGGTGATCCTTTCGGACATTATTGCTGGGGAAGATCGAGTCGAAACCATCCAAGTCCGCGAAGTAAAATAA
- the asd gene encoding aspartate-semialdehyde dehydrogenase: protein MEKIKVGVLGATGSVGQRFIQLLENHPYFTVTHLAASEKSAGQTYGEVMKSRWKISSDIPAYAKDIIISLPNPEVTKGVQLVFSGLDASIAGEVETAYAEAGVMVLSNSKNHRMDPNVPILSAEVNSHHLDVLQFQKTKGKIITNSNCTIMGVTISLKPLMDAFGLKSVMLFSMQAISGAGYPGVPTMDILGNVVPYIGGEEDKAEVEPQKCLGTVKDGIIQSADFKISAHCNRVPVFDGHTVCVSVSFDKKPKKEEILKVWADFQGEPQKLGLPFAPNPAILYREENDRPQPRLDLETGRGMTTVVGRLREDPILDWKWVVLSHNTIRGAAGAAILNAELLYKKGYFN, encoded by the coding sequence ATGGAAAAAATCAAAGTTGGAGTCCTGGGAGCAACAGGTTCCGTCGGTCAAAGATTCATTCAACTTTTGGAGAATCACCCTTATTTCACGGTGACTCATTTGGCAGCTTCAGAAAAAAGTGCCGGCCAAACTTATGGTGAGGTTATGAAATCTCGTTGGAAGATTTCCTCCGATATCCCTGCTTATGCGAAAGACATTATCATCTCGTTACCAAATCCTGAAGTGACTAAGGGCGTGCAACTCGTGTTTAGTGGTCTGGATGCATCGATTGCGGGAGAAGTAGAAACTGCTTATGCTGAAGCCGGTGTGATGGTTCTTTCTAATTCTAAAAATCATAGAATGGATCCGAACGTTCCGATTCTTTCTGCAGAAGTGAATTCACACCATTTGGATGTTTTACAATTCCAAAAGACAAAGGGAAAAATCATTACCAATTCAAATTGTACGATTATGGGTGTTACCATTTCCTTAAAACCTCTGATGGATGCTTTTGGACTTAAGTCTGTGATGTTATTTTCTATGCAGGCAATTTCTGGTGCAGGTTATCCGGGAGTTCCGACGATGGACATTCTTGGAAACGTGGTACCTTACATTGGTGGGGAAGAAGACAAAGCAGAAGTGGAACCACAGAAATGTTTGGGTACTGTGAAAGATGGAATCATTCAGTCCGCTGATTTTAAAATTTCTGCTCATTGCAATCGAGTGCCTGTTTTTGACGGACATACGGTTTGTGTCTCTGTTTCCTTTGACAAAAAACCAAAAAAAGAAGAGATTCTTAAGGTTTGGGCCGATTTTCAAGGGGAACCGCAGAAATTGGGATTGCCGTTTGCACCAAATCCGGCTATTCTCTACCGCGAAGAAAATGATAGGCCTCAACCACGTCTTGATTTAGAGACAGGAAGAGGTATGACCACCGTTGTTGGAAGGCTTCGGGAAGATCCAATCTTAGATTGGAAATGGGTCGTACTATCGCATAACACGATTCGAGGTGCAGCAGGTGCTGCCATTTTGAATGCTGAGTTATTGTATAAAAAAGGATATTTTAACTAA
- a CDS encoding MBOAT family protein, translated as MIFFKYGQFIAENWAIIIGISIGEPGFWSHWLLPVGISFYTFQSISYLVDVYKRELAPERNFFSYLLFLSFFPQLVAGPIVTAKSFLPQIRRPLSFWKTPLVFALFLILLGLFKKMVLADHLAETSDFVFARPADISTKALWIGMFSYSFQIYCDFSGYTDIAQGAALMFGFRLPENFKMPYFSDGFSEFWTRWHISLSQWLKKYVYISLGGNRIGELFTYRNLFLVMAIGGLWHGASWNFVIWGGCHGILLILERWFSGRFKLLLPSWIRPFRILGTFLLVSLLWIFFRSSDFGSSLCYIQGLFAKKEGFSLPYTMEMNFLYCFSIILLGHVFGSVYFYDNKRLLGFFEKWQNSLGKTAFFGVLASVLLIFIVLFSADSKPFVYFVF; from the coding sequence TTGATTTTCTTTAAATATGGACAGTTTATTGCTGAAAATTGGGCAATTATCATCGGGATCTCCATAGGGGAACCTGGCTTTTGGAGTCATTGGCTTCTCCCCGTTGGCATTTCCTTTTATACCTTTCAGTCAATTTCCTACTTGGTAGATGTTTATAAGCGAGAATTGGCGCCTGAGAGGAATTTTTTCTCCTATCTCCTCTTTCTCTCTTTTTTCCCACAGTTGGTGGCAGGTCCTATCGTCACTGCAAAGTCCTTTTTGCCCCAGATTCGTCGCCCTCTTTCTTTTTGGAAAACTCCTCTGGTTTTTGCGCTTTTTCTCATTCTCCTCGGACTTTTTAAAAAAATGGTCCTTGCGGATCATTTGGCGGAAACTTCCGATTTTGTTTTTGCGCGGCCGGCAGATATTTCCACTAAGGCCCTTTGGATCGGTATGTTTTCTTACTCCTTCCAGATCTATTGCGATTTTTCGGGGTATACGGATATTGCCCAAGGTGCGGCACTTATGTTTGGTTTCCGGTTGCCTGAAAATTTTAAGATGCCATATTTCTCTGATGGGTTTTCAGAATTTTGGACTCGTTGGCATATTTCTCTCTCCCAGTGGCTAAAGAAATACGTTTATATTTCTCTTGGTGGGAACCGGATTGGAGAACTTTTTACCTATAGGAATTTATTTCTCGTAATGGCCATTGGTGGCCTGTGGCACGGAGCTTCCTGGAATTTTGTGATTTGGGGGGGCTGTCATGGAATTTTATTAATTCTGGAAAGATGGTTTTCTGGTAGATTCAAGTTACTACTTCCTTCCTGGATACGTCCCTTTCGGATCCTCGGAACCTTTCTACTTGTGAGTTTACTTTGGATTTTCTTTAGAAGTAGTGATTTTGGTAGTTCGCTGTGCTACATACAGGGTCTTTTTGCTAAAAAAGAGGGATTTTCTCTTCCTTATACAATGGAAATGAACTTTCTATATTGTTTTTCCATCATCCTTTTAGGGCATGTGTTTGGCAGTGTTTACTTTTATGACAACAAGCGGTTGTTAGGTTTTTTTGAAAAATGGCAAAATTCACTAGGGAAAACGGCTTTTTTTGGTGTTTTGGCTTCTGTTTTACTTATTTTTATCGTTTTGTTTTCGGCCGATAGCAAACCGTTCGTGTATTTTGTATTTTAG